DNA from Luoshenia tenuis:
CACGCTGACCCGTGCGGGCGACGTGGTGCTTTTTGAAAACGACCTGCCGGATAACTATAACGAATAACCGCTTATAAGAAGGGACCTGAAAGCAATGAAAAAGCAAGTTGCCGTATTTTTCGGAGGCCGCTCGGCCGAGCACGATGTTTCCATCATTACCGGGCTGCAGCTGATGGATAACGCGGACACCGCGAAATACGATCTGATCCCGGTGTATATCACCCGAGAGGGCGCCTGGTTTACGGGAGAGGCGCTGCGCAACATCGAGACCTTTAAGCATTTTGACCCGCAGACGAAAGGATTGTTGCCCTGTTGGCTGTCGCCCGTAGCGGGCGAGAGGGCGCTAAAAGCAGAAGTTACGCGTACGTTTGGAAAGAAGATTCAGTCTTATCCCATCGATGTGGCGATCCCGGCCATGCACGGCATGCACGGGGAGGACGGCACGCTGCAGGGCTTGTTCGAGCTGGCGGATATCCCCTATGTCGGCCCGGCCGTACTGGGGAGCGCCTGCGGGATGGATAAGATCGTCATGAAGTCCGTTTTTCGCGATAATGGGATCCCCGTACTGGACGCTGTGGCCTTTGACCGGGGAGAATTTGAGCTTGACCGGGAGGGCGTGCTGGATCGTATCGAGGGAGCGCTGCCCTATCCCATCTTTGTAAAACCGGCCAACCTGGGTTCCAGCATCGGCATCTCCAAGGCAAGCGACCGGGCCAGCTTGCAGGCGGCCGTGGAAGTGGCCATCCATTACGACCATCGTATCCTGGCGGAAAAAGGCGTGAACCATCTAAAAGAGGTGAACTGTTCGGTGCTGGGCATCGGCGCCCGGGCCGAAACGTCGGAACTGGAGGAGCCAGTCAGTTGGAAAGAATTCCTCACCTTTGAGGAAAAGTATATGCGGGGCGGAAAAGGCGCCAAATCCTCCGGCGGAAAAGGCGGCATGGCTTCGCTGGATCGCAAGATTCCCGCAGAGATCACGCCCGAGCAGGCCCAGCGCATCCGTGATATCTCGCTGCAGGCCTTCGCGGCGCTGGATTGCTGCGGGGTGGTCCGCATCGATTATATTATCGACCTGGACGAGGAAAAGATTTATCTCAATGAGATCAATACCCTGCCGGGTTCCTTTGCCTTTTACCTGTGGGAGCCCAAGGGCATGCCTTACCGGCAGTTGATCGACCGCCTGGTGGAGCTGGCGCAGGAGCGCTTTGCCATCAAGACGAAAAACGCCTTTGCCTTTCAATCGGCCCTGCTGCAGAGCCAGGGCGGCGGGGCAAAGGGAAGCAAACGCTAAACGCTTGAATGTCTCAGGGTTTGCTGCTATAATGCTAACGGATAATTTACGCGCGGGCGCGTGCATAACGAAAGAAGGAGCATGTTATGGCAAAAATTGCGATGGTAACGCCGCTGGTGGAGATGGACGGCGACGAGATGACCCGGATCATCTGGCAGGCGATCAAAGAAAAGCTGCTGGAGCCCTATATTGATTTAAAGACTGAGTATTACGACCTGGGCCTGAAGCACCGCGACGAAACGGACGACCAGGTGACGGTGGATTCCGCCCTGGCGACCCAAAAATACGGCGTAGCCGTTAAGTGCGCGACCATTACGCCTAACGCCCAGCGCGTGGAGGAATATGGCTTAAAGAAGATGTGGCGCAGTCCCAACGGTACGATCCGCGCCCTGCTGGACGGCACGGTATTCCGCGCGCCGATCATGGTGGACTGCATTAAGCCCAACGTGACCAACTGGGAAAAGCCCATCATCATCGCACGCCATGCCTATGGCGATATCTATAAGAGCACGGAGATGGATATTCCCGGCCCGGGCAAAGTCGAGTTGGTCTTTACCGGCGAGGATGGAAGCCGCCAGACCCTGACGGTACACGATTTTAAGGGCCCCGGCGTGGCGATGGGCATGCACAATACCGATGCGTCGATCTCCAGCTTTGCCCGCGCCTGTTTTAACTACGCGCTGGATCTAAAGCAGGATCTGTGGTTCTCCACCAAGGATACCATCTCTAAAACTTATGACCATACGTTTAAGGATATCTTCCAGGAG
Protein-coding regions in this window:
- a CDS encoding D-alanine--D-alanine ligase family protein, which gives rise to MKKQVAVFFGGRSAEHDVSIITGLQLMDNADTAKYDLIPVYITREGAWFTGEALRNIETFKHFDPQTKGLLPCWLSPVAGERALKAEVTRTFGKKIQSYPIDVAIPAMHGMHGEDGTLQGLFELADIPYVGPAVLGSACGMDKIVMKSVFRDNGIPVLDAVAFDRGEFELDREGVLDRIEGALPYPIFVKPANLGSSIGISKASDRASLQAAVEVAIHYDHRILAEKGVNHLKEVNCSVLGIGARAETSELEEPVSWKEFLTFEEKYMRGGKGAKSSGGKGGMASLDRKIPAEITPEQAQRIRDISLQAFAALDCCGVVRIDYIIDLDEEKIYLNEINTLPGSFAFYLWEPKGMPYRQLIDRLVELAQERFAIKTKNAFAFQSALLQSQGGGAKGSKR
- a CDS encoding NADP-dependent isocitrate dehydrogenase, which gives rise to MAKIAMVTPLVEMDGDEMTRIIWQAIKEKLLEPYIDLKTEYYDLGLKHRDETDDQVTVDSALATQKYGVAVKCATITPNAQRVEEYGLKKMWRSPNGTIRALLDGTVFRAPIMVDCIKPNVTNWEKPIIIARHAYGDIYKSTEMDIPGPGKVELVFTGEDGSRQTLTVHDFKGPGVAMGMHNTDASISSFARACFNYALDLKQDLWFSTKDTISKTYDHTFKDIFQEIYDAEFKAQYEAAGIEYFYTLIDDAVARVIRSKGGFVWACKNYDGDVMSDMLATAFGSLAMMTSVLVSPDGKYEYEAAHGTVTRHYYRHLKGEETSTNSVATIFAWTGALRKRGQLDHIPELEAFADRLDRATLKTIESGVMTKDLAALAKLDTIKTVNTMQFLDEVRATMEAGE